The window TCATTCCGATACCCATCGACAGGGCGGATACCATCCGCGCAACCGGCTCGCGCACGAAGATGATCACCTTCGCCGCGGGTGCCAAGCGTTTGATTTCCTTCACCACTTCCTCACCGAGGAAGAAATAGTCCGGTGTGAATTCGCCGATCCTGCGATCCTTTGGCAGCACGTCGAAGACTTGCCGATACCAGTTCGTGTCAGGCGTGGCAGCACCCTTCGCGATGGCACGATAGGCCAGTGCGGAACGGAAATTGAGTTTGCGCAACTGCCGGTATGCCCGCCTGTTCGCCTTCAATGCGTTCTTGCGGATGGCGTTCGGATACGTGATGCCCCGGTAGATGTTGTTGAAGAAATTGACTTCCTTGGTCATCGGCATCGCGGTTCCCGGGTGCTGTTTCAGCATCGCGTGCAGCCATGTCGTCCCCGCCTTGTGGACGCCGGGGCACAGGTAATCGAACAACTCGTTCGTTGGGCGAAGGGGGGGCGTCGATGCCATAAGGTCTCTACCGATTGCTCTCTTTCTGCGCGTAGGCAATGGGCTAATGAATGCGCTTCTGCAAGGCTGCCATCAAATCCGGCACGCTGCCTACTACCTGCAGGAGATCGCGGAACGACGGGTCGGCAAAGCCATTGTCCGTGATGTTGTCCAGCAGTGCCAGTAGCGGATCCCAGTATCCACGGGTGTTAAGCAAATAGACCGGCTTCGTGTGC of the Algicella marina genome contains:
- a CDS encoding sulfotransferase family protein; protein product: MASTPPLRPTNELFDYLCPGVHKAGTTWLHAMLKQHPGTAMPMTKEVNFFNNIYRGITYPNAIRKNALKANRRAYRQLRKLNFRSALAYRAIAKGAATPDTNWYRQVFDVLPKDRRIGEFTPDYFFLGEEVVKEIKRLAPAAKVIIFVREPVARMVSALSMGIGMKPDLSQKHRVKADLFQSRGDYLSNVPIWDDVFGDNVLYIPFGDIGSNPRETIRRIEDFIGLEAFDGYADLDRKRNSHTGKVEVAPETISLIEEFAAPQRDFLQKRFGVDFCARI